A single genomic interval of Eriocheir sinensis breed Jianghai 21 chromosome 33, ASM2467909v1, whole genome shotgun sequence harbors:
- the LOC127006785 gene encoding LOW QUALITY PROTEIN: uncharacterized protein LOC127006785 (The sequence of the model RefSeq protein was modified relative to this genomic sequence to represent the inferred CDS: substituted 1 base at 1 genomic stop codon), with the protein MYNVVKYRRASVLRGAGRRWAWGLRAWVRAVHFARIVEARLNLLKMAATVTCFLGFLFLLPALLFVYSAIKCWRAAVGAWAVWAVEGVEAMAGVTVRGAMESASSPGVHTLLLSLAGAPSRAHMXGKILEEVVERRDAGGRLLHPNLQRRLGKAGGYSVWLRHDAFDINQHVTLAPVHYQNRLLTSRNMQEYVSEVVSQPLPQDLPPWQVTLITTCDGRSGEGETWVVARAHHLLASSLSLPDLLVEAYPDPWLKPGSRGLSILTAPAATARLAEAVVRGVTRVVERLRVGYTSRGEKLISGVLSPALALLEEAAQASCKMGPDAVPVGTSVVYLTTVLARRVQTRLACVWDVVRERLREFSVLRAGFCCALCALRLLWHCMVWLARLPLRLVMWYFEAASLARRVVASEEVSLVVEATVEMYWMTRAFVSLPRLVLETLCVRGDTPLMGWTGHHERRLSRRGSGRQARGGITVAWSDPVPLSTVRGVRGVTGASLGEVLLTASAGAVRDYLRVTGLPVPEEVSSTVPVYSQRWAEGRGEEVNSTGLVTLALPTGAAEASTALRLVRQSIMKIQSYPERYLASVWLIRNVAYFLPASLLGATFRALSSRYPVFLSNLAGPQKPVTLWGHDLLNLFHWRPPCDGAVLSVCVTSYRGQALLGVVADGRVVPSVASLPQAFVTHLNELAVEVGVRLERRQNSHSWFRSATPPPTPPPTPTFKNSPSRFSPQWSQRRLVPTGAAACGRKFSVVCPPY; encoded by the exons GAAGTATCGGCGGGCGTCTGTGctgcgtggggcggggcggcggtgggCGTGGGGGCTGCGGGCGTGGGTGAGAGCCGTCCACTTCGCCCGCATCGTGGAGGCCCGACTCAACCTCCTCAAGATGGCCGCAACAGTCACCTGCTTCctcggcttcctcttcctcctgcccgcCCTCCTCTTCGTCTACAGCG CTATCAAGTGCTGGCGTGCGGCGGTGGGGGCGTGGGCGGTGTGGGCGGTGGAGGGCGTGGAGGCCATGGCGGGGGTGACGGTGCGCGGCGCCATGGAGTCAGCGAGCAGCCCAGGCGTGCACACCCTTCTGCTGAGCTTGGCCGGCGCCCCGAGCCGCGCCCACATGTGAGGAAAAATATTG GAGGAGGTCGTGGAGCGGCGGGATGCTGGCGGGCGACTCCTGCACCCCAACCTGCAGCGGCGGCTAGGAAAGGCGGGCGGTTACAGCGTGTGGCTGCGGCACGACGCCTTCGACATCAACCAACACGTGACCCTCGCGCCCGTGCACTACCAGAACCGCCTCCTCACCTCCAGGAACATGCAG GAGTACGTGAGCGAGGTTGTGAGTCAGCCGCTGCCGCAGGACTTGCCGCCGTGGCAGGTGACCCTCATCACGACGTGCGACGGAAGGAGTGGCGAGGGAGAGACGTGGGTGGTAGCTCGAGCCCATCACCTGTTGGCGTCCTCACTCTCGCTGCCTGACCTGCTGGTGGAGGCCTACCCCGACCCCTGGCTGAAGCCCGGCTCGCGCGGCCTCTCCATCCTCACCGCGCCGGCAGCCACTGCTCGCCTCGCTGAGGCTGTGGTCCGAGGCGTTACCCGCGTGGTGGAGAGGCTGCGCGTCGGCTATACATCGCGGGGCGAAAAGCTAATTTCCGGTGTCTTGTCTCCTGCCCTTGCCCTGCTGGAAGAAGCAGCGCAGGCGTCGTGCAAGATGGGGCCAGACGCTGTTCCTGTGGGCACCTCCGTCGTGTACCTCACCACCGTTCTGGCGAGGAGGGTGCAGACGCGTCTTGCCTGTGTGTGGGACGTGGTGAGGGAACGTCTCAGGGAGTTTTCAGTGCTGCGCGCGGGCTTCTGCTGTGCCCTCTGCGCCCTGCGGCTGCTGTGGCACTGTATGGTGTGGCTGGCGAGACTGCCCCTGAGGCTGGTGATGTGGTACTTTGAGGCGGCGAGTCTGGCGCGCCGCGTAGTCGCCAGCGAGGAGGTCAGCCTCGTGGTGGAGGCGACGGTGGAGATGTACTGGATGACACGCGCCTTCGTGTCCCTGCCGCGCCTGGTGCTTGAGACGCTTTGTGTGCGCGGAGACACGCCCCTGATGGGCTGGACGGGCCACCACGAGCGGCGGCTGTCACGCAGGGGCTCGGGGCGCCAGGCGCGGGGCGGGATCACCGTGGCATGGAGTGACCCGGTACCGCTGAGCACTGTGCGGGGCGTGCGGGGAGTCACGGGCGCCTCTCTGGGCGAGGTGCTGTTGACTGCCTCGGCTGGCGCCGTGCGTGACTACCTGCGGGTGACGGGGCTGCCCGTGCCGGAGGAGGTCAGCAGCACGGTGCCCGTGTACTCCCAGAGGTGGGCGGAGGGCCGCGGCGAGGAGGTCAACAGTACTGGCTTGGTGACCCTCGCCCTCCCGACGGGGGCAGCCGAGGCCTCCACCGCCCTCAGGCTGGTGCGACAGTCTATCATGAAGATTCAAAGCTACCCCGAACGATACCTGGCCTCCGTGTGGCTCATCAGGAACGTGGCGTACTTCCTGCCGGCGTCCCTGCTCGGCGCCACCTTCAGGGCACTGTCGTCCCGCTATCCAGTCTTCCTGTCCAACCTGGCGGGGCCGCAGAAGCCAGTCACCCTCTGGGGCCACGACTTGCTCAACCTCTTCCACTGGCGGCCACCGTGTGACGGGGCGG TGTTGTCCGTGTGTGTCACGTCGTACCGCGGACAGGCGCTGCTGGGCGTGGTGGCGGACGGGCGGGTGGTGCCCAGCGTGGCCTCGCTGCCCCAGGCCTTCGTAACTCACCTCAACGAACTGGCGGTGGAGGTCGGCGTCAGGCT CGAGCGCCGCCAGAATTCCCACAGTTGGTTCCGCAGCGCCACGCCGCCACCGACGCCGCCGCCCACCCCGACCTTCAAGAACTCCCCCAGCAGGTTCTCCCCGCAGTGGAGCCAACGCAGACTGGTGCCGACTGGGGCGGCGGCGTGTGGGCGGAAGTTTTCAGTGGTCTGTCCTCCTTACTGA